Proteins encoded within one genomic window of Sphingomonas cannabina:
- a CDS encoding thioredoxin family protein, translating to MRLAFATLAVAMALAVPAGAEQTVGAQAGNFRLTDMNGRNVELSQFRGKTVVLEWNNPGCPFVQKHYNSGNMQKTQAAARADGVVWLTINSGAPGKQGYMTGAEAQAFVKKTKATPTDYLLDPKGVVGKGYGAKTTPHIYIIDGSGKLVYQGGIDDKPTSDVGDIAGARNHVLAALGELKAGKPVSVAETRPYGCSVKYAD from the coding sequence ATGAGACTGGCTTTCGCAACCCTGGCCGTTGCCATGGCGCTGGCAGTGCCCGCCGGCGCCGAGCAGACCGTCGGCGCCCAGGCCGGCAATTTCCGCCTGACCGACATGAACGGCCGCAACGTCGAGCTGTCGCAGTTCCGCGGCAAGACCGTGGTGCTCGAGTGGAACAACCCCGGCTGCCCCTTCGTGCAGAAGCACTACAACAGCGGCAACATGCAGAAGACCCAGGCCGCCGCGCGCGCCGATGGCGTGGTGTGGCTGACGATCAACTCGGGCGCGCCGGGCAAGCAGGGCTACATGACCGGCGCCGAGGCGCAGGCGTTCGTCAAGAAGACGAAGGCGACGCCGACCGACTATCTGCTCGATCCCAAGGGCGTGGTCGGCAAGGGCTATGGCGCCAAGACGACGCCGCACATCTATATCATCGATGGCTCGGGCAAGCTCGTCTACCAGGGCGGTATCGACGACAAGCCGACCTCCGACGTCGGCGACATCGCCGGAGCGCGCAACCATGTGCTGGCGGCGCTGGGAGAGCTCAAGGCGGGCAAGCCGGTGTCGGTGGCGGAGACGCGGCCCTATGGCTGT
- a CDS encoding protein-disulfide reductase DsbD family protein, producing the protein MRLVSFVLMTLAAWLAIPAIAQTPGQRHIAIDLVAETDRPAAGGEVTLAFVSRPEAGWHGYWKNPGDAGVETEAHWTLPAGVTVGPIQYPVPHRLLIAGLMNYVYEGPFTQFVTLKLPAGLAAGMRLPIGVKLDYLVCTEEICVPESATLATALTVGDGAIPPKRRAEFDGWRRALPKPLGSPASFAIDGGTFRLGVPFPAGAPAKDVYFFPLTDGAIDYAAPQKVSREGDLLVVETKAKAGGPPAVEGVLATGEGQGFSVRATPGAVAAPQQAMAWGAALAAFAGAVLGGLILNVMPCVFPILSLKALSLARSGGEGARGEALAYTAGVVLMCVALGAILLALRAGGATVGWAFQLQDPRVIFVLLLLVTAIAFNLAGLFELSAPGMANRLAASGKGGAFATGALAAFVATPCAGPFMATALAAALVLPWWGALTVFAGLGLGLALPFLAIGFIPALRRRLPKPGPWMETLRRILAVPMFLTALALAWVLGQEAGVSGMTIGLAAAALLAAGLWWTGLRQAKGRALAWLPGTVAVVAALTGVAMITRAPAQAAAEVAGTEPFSETRLAQLRAEGRPVFAYFTADWCLTCKVNEKAVIETAAVRDALAKGKVAVLVGDWTDGDPALGRFIEAHNRAGVPLYLWYGRGGSQPEVLPQVLTQAMLIERAGG; encoded by the coding sequence ATGCGGCTGGTTTCTTTCGTGTTGATGACGCTCGCTGCCTGGCTAGCCATTCCGGCGATCGCGCAGACGCCGGGACAGCGGCATATCGCGATCGATCTGGTGGCGGAGACCGACCGTCCGGCGGCGGGGGGCGAGGTGACGCTGGCCTTTGTCTCGCGACCGGAGGCGGGCTGGCATGGCTATTGGAAGAACCCCGGGGACGCCGGCGTCGAGACCGAGGCGCACTGGACGCTGCCCGCCGGCGTGACGGTTGGGCCGATCCAATATCCGGTGCCGCACCGGCTGCTGATCGCGGGCCTGATGAACTATGTCTACGAGGGGCCGTTCACCCAGTTCGTGACGTTGAAGCTCCCCGCCGGCCTCGCGGCGGGCATGCGGCTGCCGATCGGGGTCAAGCTCGACTATCTCGTCTGCACCGAGGAGATCTGCGTCCCCGAGAGCGCGACGCTGGCGACCGCGCTGACCGTCGGCGACGGCGCGATCCCGCCCAAGCGCCGGGCTGAGTTCGACGGCTGGCGCCGGGCGCTGCCCAAGCCGCTGGGCAGCCCGGCAAGCTTCGCGATCGACGGCGGCACCTTCCGCCTCGGCGTGCCTTTCCCGGCCGGTGCACCAGCGAAGGACGTCTATTTCTTCCCGCTGACCGACGGCGCGATCGACTATGCCGCCCCGCAGAAGGTGTCGCGCGAGGGCGACCTGCTGGTGGTCGAGACCAAGGCCAAGGCTGGCGGACCCCCTGCGGTCGAGGGCGTGCTGGCGACCGGCGAGGGACAAGGCTTCTCGGTTCGCGCAACTCCGGGTGCCGTAGCGGCGCCGCAGCAGGCGATGGCCTGGGGCGCGGCGCTGGCGGCCTTCGCCGGGGCGGTGCTTGGCGGGCTGATCCTCAACGTCATGCCCTGCGTCTTCCCGATCCTCAGCCTCAAGGCGTTGAGCCTCGCCCGCTCGGGCGGCGAGGGCGCGCGGGGCGAGGCGCTCGCCTATACCGCCGGGGTGGTGCTGATGTGCGTGGCGCTCGGCGCGATCCTGCTGGCGTTGAGGGCAGGCGGCGCGACCGTCGGCTGGGCGTTCCAGCTCCAGGACCCGCGCGTGATCTTCGTCCTGCTGCTGCTGGTGACGGCGATCGCCTTCAACCTCGCCGGGCTGTTCGAACTGAGCGCGCCGGGTATGGCCAATCGGCTTGCGGCGAGCGGCAAGGGCGGCGCTTTCGCCACCGGCGCGCTCGCCGCTTTCGTGGCGACGCCGTGCGCCGGCCCGTTCATGGCCACAGCGTTGGCCGCCGCGCTAGTGCTGCCATGGTGGGGCGCGCTCACCGTGTTCGCTGGCCTCGGCCTCGGGCTCGCGCTGCCGTTCCTGGCGATCGGCTTTATCCCGGCACTCCGCCGGCGCCTGCCCAAGCCGGGGCCGTGGATGGAGACGCTGCGGCGTATCCTCGCGGTGCCGATGTTCCTGACCGCGCTCGCGCTCGCCTGGGTGCTGGGGCAAGAGGCCGGCGTCAGTGGCATGACGATCGGCCTTGCCGCCGCGGCGTTGCTGGCGGCGGGGCTGTGGTGGACGGGGCTGAGACAGGCGAAAGGCCGCGCGCTCGCGTGGTTGCCGGGCACGGTGGCCGTGGTCGCAGCGCTCACCGGTGTCGCCATGATCACGCGTGCGCCGGCTCAGGCCGCAGCCGAGGTAGCCGGCACCGAACCCTTCTCCGAGACCCGCCTCGCCCAGCTACGGGCGGAGGGGCGGCCGGTGTTCGCCTATTTCACCGCCGACTGGTGCCTCACCTGCAAGGTCAACGAGAAGGCGGTGATCGAGACCGCCGCCGTCCGCGACGCGCTGGCGAAGGGCAAGGTCGCGGTGCTGGTCGGCGACTGGACCGACGGCGATCCGGCGCTCGGCCGCTTCATCGAGGCGCATAATCGGGCAGGCGTTCCGCTCTATCTATGGTATGGTCGCGGCGGCTCGCAGCCTGAGGTGCTGCCGCAGGTGCTGACCCAGGCGATGCTGATCGAGCGGGCGGGGGGCTGA
- a CDS encoding alkaline phosphatase family protein — protein MKLAPFAALAALLATPLAAQEAPPPPPAPKLIVFISVDQFSADLFAEYRNHWTGGFARLLQGAVFPSGYQSHAATETCPGHSTLLTGDHPSRTGIIANDWVDLKTAREDKTVYCAEDESVPGSNSSAYTVSDKHLRVPTLGERMKAVNPESRVVSVAGKDRAAVMMGGHKVDELWWWNGKAYVSYAGRTEPAAVTRANAAVAKQIATEQPPLDLPDFCRPHDHAVAIGAGKTVGTGHFARAAGNASAFRASPEFDGATLALAAALIQDMKLGRGSAPDIISIGASATDYVGHTYGTEGAEMCLQLASLDRDLGDFFAMLDATGVDYVVGLSADHGGHDLPERNREDAAPTAQRLDPALSTKAVNQIVATRLGLSGQLLWGGPAGDVWIDPKLPKAQHDRVLAETVKTIAAYPQVQAVFTAAQIAATPRPHTPPETWTLLERARESYDPERSGDLVVALKPRVTPIPDPTKGYVATHGSFWDYDRRVPMLFWRKGMTGFEQPLSVETVDIAPTLGALVGVRFAPGDVDGRCLDLVAGPATSCPN, from the coding sequence TTGAAGCTCGCTCCCTTCGCCGCCCTGGCCGCGCTTCTCGCCACGCCGCTCGCCGCGCAGGAGGCGCCCCCGCCGCCGCCCGCTCCCAAGCTGATCGTGTTCATCTCGGTCGACCAGTTCTCCGCCGACCTGTTCGCCGAGTATCGCAACCACTGGACCGGCGGCTTCGCACGGCTGCTGCAGGGCGCGGTGTTCCCCTCCGGCTACCAGAGCCATGCCGCGACCGAGACCTGCCCCGGCCATTCGACGCTGCTGACCGGCGATCATCCGTCGCGCACCGGCATCATCGCCAATGACTGGGTCGATCTCAAGACGGCGCGCGAGGACAAGACCGTCTATTGCGCCGAGGACGAGAGCGTGCCGGGCAGCAATTCGAGCGCCTATACCGTCTCGGACAAGCACCTGCGGGTGCCGACGCTGGGCGAGCGGATGAAGGCGGTAAATCCCGAGAGCCGCGTCGTCTCGGTCGCTGGCAAGGATCGCGCAGCAGTGATGATGGGCGGCCACAAGGTCGACGAGCTGTGGTGGTGGAACGGCAAGGCCTATGTGAGCTACGCCGGCCGCACCGAACCGGCCGCGGTGACGCGCGCCAACGCCGCGGTCGCGAAGCAGATCGCGACGGAGCAGCCGCCGCTCGACCTGCCCGACTTCTGCCGGCCGCACGACCATGCGGTCGCGATCGGCGCCGGCAAGACGGTGGGCACCGGACATTTCGCCCGGGCCGCGGGCAATGCCTCGGCCTTCCGCGCGTCGCCCGAGTTCGACGGCGCGACGCTGGCGCTGGCGGCGGCGCTGATCCAGGACATGAAGCTCGGCCGCGGCAGCGCGCCCGACATCATCTCGATCGGCGCGTCGGCGACCGACTATGTCGGCCACACCTATGGCACCGAGGGGGCGGAGATGTGCCTCCAACTCGCCTCGCTCGACCGCGACCTCGGCGATTTCTTCGCGATGCTCGATGCGACTGGCGTCGACTATGTGGTCGGCCTGTCCGCGGATCATGGCGGGCACGACCTGCCCGAGCGCAACCGCGAGGATGCCGCCCCGACGGCGCAGCGGCTCGATCCCGCACTGAGCACCAAGGCGGTGAACCAGATCGTCGCGACACGGCTCGGCCTGTCCGGCCAGCTGCTGTGGGGCGGCCCCGCCGGCGACGTGTGGATCGACCCCAAGCTTCCCAAGGCGCAGCACGACCGCGTGCTCGCCGAGACGGTGAAGACGATCGCCGCCTATCCTCAGGTGCAGGCTGTGTTCACCGCCGCCCAGATCGCCGCCACGCCGCGCCCACACACGCCGCCCGAGACCTGGACGCTGCTCGAGCGGGCGCGTGAGTCCTACGATCCGGAACGGTCGGGCGACCTGGTGGTGGCGCTCAAGCCACGGGTCACGCCGATCCCCGACCCGACCAAGGGCTATGTCGCCACCCATGGCAGCTTCTGGGACTATGACCGCCGCGTGCCGATGCTGTTCTGGCGCAAGGGGATGACCGGTTTCGAGCAGCCGCTGTCGGTAGAGACCGTCGACATCGCCCCGACTCTGGGGGCCCTGGTCGGGGTCAGGTTCGCGCCGGGTGATGTCGATGGACGTTGCCTTGATCTGGTGGCGGGGCCGGCGACGAGCTGCCCGAACTGA
- the mmsB gene encoding 3-hydroxyisobutyrate dehydrogenase — protein MARIAFIGLGNMGGGMAANLAKAGHDVRAFDLSAEALARAKSAGCLPAESAAATIEDAEAVITMLPAGRHVEQVYEEAVFGNAAKTALLIDCSTIEVATARRLAEAAAAKGLTAVDAPVSGGIGAANAGTLTFMVGGSAAAFERAEVFLADMGKAVIHAGGNGAGQAAKICNNMILGATMIATCEAFVLARKLGLDPQKFFDIASVSSGQSWSMTTYAPVPGVGPETPADHDYQGGFAAALMLKDLRLAMDAAASVDADTPMGAKAAELYQRFVDMGEAGRDFSGIIRMLEKGEK, from the coding sequence ATGGCACGCATCGCATTTATCGGGCTCGGCAACATGGGCGGCGGCATGGCCGCGAACCTTGCCAAGGCGGGGCACGACGTCCGCGCTTTCGATTTGTCGGCGGAGGCGCTGGCCCGCGCCAAGTCGGCCGGCTGCCTCCCCGCCGAGAGCGCGGCGGCGACGATCGAGGATGCCGAGGCGGTGATCACGATGCTGCCGGCCGGCCGTCACGTCGAGCAGGTCTATGAGGAGGCCGTGTTCGGCAATGCGGCCAAGACCGCGCTGCTGATCGACTGCTCGACGATCGAGGTCGCCACTGCCCGCCGCCTCGCCGAGGCCGCCGCGGCCAAGGGGCTGACGGCGGTCGACGCGCCGGTCTCCGGCGGGATCGGCGCGGCCAATGCGGGCACGCTCACCTTCATGGTCGGCGGCTCGGCGGCGGCGTTTGAGCGGGCCGAGGTCTTCTTGGCCGATATGGGCAAGGCGGTGATCCACGCCGGCGGCAACGGCGCCGGGCAGGCCGCGAAGATCTGCAACAACATGATCCTCGGCGCGACGATGATCGCGACCTGCGAGGCGTTCGTGCTCGCCCGGAAGCTCGGGCTCGATCCGCAGAAGTTCTTCGACATCGCCTCGGTCAGCTCGGGCCAGAGCTGGTCGATGACGACCTATGCCCCGGTGCCTGGTGTCGGCCCGGAGACACCCGCCGACCACGACTATCAGGGCGGCTTCGCGGCCGCGCTGATGCTCAAGGACCTGCGCCTCGCCATGGACGCCGCCGCGAGCGTCGACGCCGACACGCCGATGGGGGCGAAGGCGGCCGAGCTCTATCAGCGCTTCGTCGACATGGGCGAGGCAGGGCGGGACTTCTCCGGCATCATCAGGATGCTGGAGAAGGGGGAGAAGTGA
- a CDS encoding enoyl-CoA hydratase: MSKYETILAEQRGPVTLVTLNRPQALNALNSQVLAELLDAMAAFDADAGQGCAVLTGSEKAFAAGADIKEMERQGFADMYGSNFFAGWERFAATRKPVIAAVAGYALGGGCELAMMCDFILAADTAKFGQPEIKLGVSPGMGGSQRLTRAVGKAKAMEMCLTGRMMDAEEAERAGLVSRIVPVADLVEEAVKTATTIAGMAPLAVLANKEMVNAAFETTLHQGVQFERRLFHGLFGTADQKEGMAAFVEKRPGKWTGK, encoded by the coding sequence ATGTCGAAATACGAAACCATCCTCGCCGAACAGCGCGGGCCGGTCACGCTGGTCACGCTCAACCGCCCGCAGGCGCTGAACGCGCTCAACAGCCAGGTGCTGGCCGAGCTGCTGGACGCCATGGCCGCGTTCGATGCCGACGCGGGACAGGGCTGCGCCGTCCTCACCGGCAGCGAGAAGGCGTTCGCTGCCGGCGCCGACATCAAGGAAATGGAGCGCCAGGGCTTCGCCGACATGTACGGCAGCAACTTCTTCGCCGGCTGGGAGCGGTTCGCCGCCACCCGCAAGCCGGTGATCGCCGCGGTCGCCGGCTATGCGCTGGGCGGCGGCTGCGAGCTGGCGATGATGTGCGACTTCATCCTGGCGGCGGACACGGCGAAGTTCGGCCAGCCCGAGATCAAGCTCGGCGTCTCCCCCGGCATGGGCGGCTCGCAGCGGCTGACGCGCGCGGTCGGCAAGGCCAAGGCGATGGAGATGTGCCTGACCGGCCGCATGATGGACGCCGAGGAGGCGGAGCGCGCCGGCCTCGTCAGCCGCATCGTGCCGGTGGCCGATCTGGTCGAGGAGGCGGTGAAGACCGCGACGACGATCGCCGGCATGGCGCCGCTCGCGGTGCTCGCCAACAAGGAGATGGTGAACGCCGCGTTCGAGACCACGCTCCACCAGGGCGTGCAGTTCGAGCGCCGGCTGTTCCACGGCCTGTTCGGGACCGCGGACCAGAAGGAAGGCATGGCCGCCTTCGTCGAGAAGCGGCCGGGCAAGTGGACGGGGAAATAG
- a CDS encoding enoyl-CoA hydratase/isomerase family protein, translated as MTDVLTFTENHAGRIRLNRPKAIHALNTGMCAAMLEALDSWEGNPAVEAVLIDHAEGRGFCAGGDIRMVAESGKADGRAAREFFFTEYRLNHRLFTYAKPVVAFMDGITMGGGVGISLPAKFRVATENTKLAMPETGIGLFPDVGGGWYLSRLPGRVGQYLALTGYRANGGDCLGLGLATHGVASESLDLVKELIVKYPRDIETTLGDKGGGLQRPGLFDHLENIDRLFASDRLEDILASLAEDDGEWARQQLETLRTKSPQTMKVSLRLLREGAGMASFADEMRQEYAVASRVCTRPDFIEGVRAVIVDKDNAPKWNPATPEGVTDALLDEIFAPLPEGEVWTPA; from the coding sequence ATGACCGATGTCCTGACCTTCACCGAAAACCACGCCGGCCGCATCCGACTCAACCGACCGAAGGCGATTCACGCGCTCAACACCGGCATGTGCGCCGCGATGCTGGAGGCGCTCGATTCGTGGGAGGGGAATCCTGCGGTCGAGGCGGTGCTGATCGACCATGCCGAAGGCCGTGGCTTCTGCGCGGGCGGCGACATCCGCATGGTCGCTGAGAGCGGCAAGGCCGACGGCCGCGCGGCGCGCGAATTCTTCTTCACCGAATACCGCCTCAACCACCGGCTGTTCACCTATGCGAAGCCGGTCGTCGCCTTCATGGACGGCATCACCATGGGCGGGGGGGTCGGCATCTCGCTGCCCGCGAAGTTCCGCGTCGCGACCGAGAACACCAAACTCGCCATGCCCGAGACCGGCATTGGCCTGTTCCCGGATGTAGGCGGCGGTTGGTATCTCTCGCGGTTGCCGGGCCGTGTGGGTCAGTATCTCGCGCTTACCGGATATCGAGCGAATGGGGGCGATTGCCTCGGTCTCGGATTGGCCACCCATGGTGTCGCTTCTGAGAGCCTCGATCTCGTGAAGGAACTCATCGTGAAGTATCCGCGCGATATTGAGACGACATTAGGTGACAAGGGCGGGGGGTTACAGAGGCCGGGACTATTCGATCATCTGGAGAATATCGACCGGCTATTCGCCTCCGACCGGCTGGAGGACATCCTCGCCTCGCTGGCGGAGGACGACGGCGAATGGGCGCGCCAGCAGCTCGAGACCCTGCGCACCAAATCGCCGCAGACGATGAAGGTCTCGCTCCGCCTGCTGCGCGAGGGCGCCGGCATGGCGAGCTTCGCCGACGAGATGCGCCAGGAATATGCCGTCGCCAGCCGCGTCTGCACCCGCCCCGACTTCATCGAGGGCGTCCGCGCGGTGATCGTCGACAAGGACAATGCGCCGAAATGGAACCCGGCGACGCCGGAAGGCGTCACGGACGCGCTGCTGGACGAAATCTTCGCGCCGTTGCCGGAGGGTGAGGTGTGGACGCCGGCCTGA